One window from the genome of Planococcus sp. MSAK28401 encodes:
- a CDS encoding heavy-metal-associated domain-containing protein, whose protein sequence is MKETTLNVVGMSCSSCINKIEGQVGKLTGVDTVKVKLSDGQVDVSFQEEQVTLDEIKAAIQETGYKVADTKNEIGCSCCK, encoded by the coding sequence ATGAAAGAAACAACATTAAATGTAGTCGGTATGTCATGTAGTTCATGTATAAATAAGATTGAAGGTCAAGTAGGAAAACTCACTGGTGTAGATACTGTAAAAGTTAAACTTTCTGACGGCCAAGTGGATGTATCTTTTCAAGAAGAACAAGTTACTTTGGACGAAATTAAAGCGGCTATTCAAGAAACTGGATATAAAGTTGCTGATACAAAGAACGAAATAGGTTGTTCCTGCTGCAAATAA
- a CDS encoding glutaredoxin family protein, producing the protein MTNNLELVLYTRPTCSDCQDAKTYLASHAISYHGKDVAKDLSLEQEMIEISGNRIVPLFAFYKKGILGKKKLVESFIGFEANKKVILKLLNSIDKA; encoded by the coding sequence ATGACAAACAATTTGGAACTTGTATTATATACACGTCCCACGTGTTCAGATTGCCAAGATGCTAAAACCTATTTAGCGTCCCACGCAATTTCCTATCACGGAAAAGATGTTGCAAAGGATTTGAGTCTTGAACAGGAGATGATTGAAATCTCCGGGAATAGAATTGTCCCTTTGTTCGCATTTTATAAAAAAGGGATATTAGGCAAAAAGAAACTAGTCGAATCTTTCATTGGATTTGAGGCCAATAAAAAAGTTATTCTTAAACTCTTGAATTCGATTGATAAAGCCTAG